In Humulus lupulus chromosome 6, drHumLupu1.1, whole genome shotgun sequence, a single genomic region encodes these proteins:
- the LOC133786219 gene encoding wall-associated receptor kinase-like 9 — protein MSALASPIAKPRCQHKCGDVDIPYPFGIGPSECFLDERFEISCHNSSTPVLKHTQLHVLYISLIPDPDSGHYYSGYDYDSQWIVVRNPISFFDCGNKTIRQKSANLAGTQFYYSRGNVFIAVSCGALAKFVTKSGNMLFQNGCSSNSTTTTSTSHNIIDFSNCDGVECCTTSVVFPSDVVGNSFEISMDNGSSGTPANHSQCKYAFLIDYDEMYKYKTFRDLDYVPVRLSWSLNSTYFDVFKTPFIPNKTSNFDCRTSTEDYGNLLKSSLDRISDCWCSTGLRGNPYLVGGCSQGKPLPQILIQK, from the coding sequence ATGTCCGCACTAGCTTCACCCATTGCCAAACCACGTTGTCAACACAAGTGTGGAGATGTAGATATTCCATACCCTTTCGGAATTGGACCATCCGAATGTTTTCTTGACGAACGATTCGAAATCTCCTGCCACAACTCTTCCACGCCTGTTCTCAAACACACTCAGCTACACGTACTTTATATTTCATTAATTCCTGATCCTGATTCTGGTCATTATTATTCTGGCTATGATTACGATTCGCAATGGATTGTGGTGAGAAACCCCATTAGTTTCTTCGATTGCGGAAACAAGACAATAAGGCAAAAATCAGCAAATTTAGCAGGAACCCAGTTTTACTATTCGCGTGGCAATGTATTCATTGCAGTAAGTTGTGGTGCCCTGGCCAAGTTCGTAACAAAGTCAGGCAACATGCTCTTCCAGAATGGATGCTCATCCAATAGTACAACAACTACATCAACTAGTCATAATATTATTGATTTTAGTAATTGCGATGGCGTTGAATGTTGTACTACTTCCGTCGTCTTCCCTTCGGATGTTGTGGGCAACAGCTTCGAAATCTCCATGGATAATGGTTCTTCTGGTACTCCTGCAAATCATAGCCAATGCAAATATGCATTCTTGatagattatgatgaaatgtaTAAATATAAAACATTTCGTGATCTGGATTATGTTCCCGTCCGACTAAGTTGGTCCCTTAACAGTACGTATTTCGATGTATTTAAAACACCTTTTATACCAAACAAAACTAGCAACTTCGATTGTCGAACTTCGACGGAGGACTATGGTAATTTATTAAAATCCTCTTTGGATCGAATAAGTGATTGTTGGTGCAGTACTGGACTTCGAGGGAATCCCTATCTGGTGGGTGGGTGTAGTCAAGGTAAACCTCTACCACAAATATTAATTCAAAAATGA
- the LOC133786220 gene encoding wall-associated receptor kinase-like 1 — MRRLHNFRKKRKAVQQKKAFFKGLLLEQQMQTSENNVEQTKLFDLKELEKATNHFSMDRILGQGGQGTVYKGMLEDGKIVAIKKSKIIDEAKLSQFINEVVILTQINHRNVVKLLGCCLETDLPLLVYEFIPNGTLSEFIHQRNMEFPFTWSMRLRIATEVAGALSYLHSGASFPIYHRDVKSTNILLDEKLRAKVADFGTSRTISLEQTHLTTLVYGTFGYLDPEYFQLSQFTDKSDVYSFGVILVELLTGQKVISATRTEEGKSLATYFKMTMKENSLFDILDGQVLKDAPKKEIIVVADLAQRCLHLSGRNRPTMKEVAKELEWIQVIDNKDSKGSQHDYVKLAYAQPEIADSWNNSTSSIELTFDSAATSFSLHQELSLL; from the coding sequence ATGCGGAGATTACACAATttcagaaagaaaagaaaagcagTTCAACAGAAGAAAGCATTTTTCAAAGGTCTTTTGTTGGAACAACAAATGCAAACAAGTGAAAACAATGTTGAACAAACCAAGTTGTTTGATTTAAAAGAGTTAGAGAAGGCAACTAATCATTTTAGTATGGATAGAATTCTTGGCCAAGGAGGTCAAGGAACTGTGTACAAAGGAATGTTGGAAGATGGAAAGATTGTTGCTATAAAGAAGTCTAAAATAATTGATGAAGCCAAACTTTCTCAATTCATTAATGAGGTTGTCATTCTTACGCAAATCAATCATAGAAATGTTGTTAAGTTATTGGGATGTTGTTTGGAGACAGATCTTCCACTTCTAGTTTATGAATTCATACCAAACGGGACACTTTCTGAGTTTATTCATCAGAGAAATATGGAGTTTCCTTTTACATGGAGCATGCGATTGCGAATTGCAACTGAAGTTGCAGGAGCTCTTTCATACTTACATTCAGGGGCTTCTTTTCCAATTTATCATCGAGATGttaagtctacaaacatactccTAGATGAAAAATTGAGAGCAAAAGTTGCAGATTTTGGTACATCAAGAACTATTTCCTTAGAGCAAACTCACTTGACCACTTTAGTTTATGGCACATTTGGTTATCTAGATCCAGAATATTTTCAATTAAGCCAATTTACAGATAAGAGTGATGTTTATAGTTTTGGAGTGATTCTTGTCGAGCTCTTGACTGGACAAAAAGTAATATCTGCAACAAGGACTGAAGAAGGAAAAAGTTTGGCGACATATTTCAAAATGACAATGAAGGAAAACAGTCTTTTTGAtattcttgatggtcaagttCTCAAAGATGCGCCAAAAAAAGAGATCATAGTTGTTGCTGATCTTGCACAGAGATGCTTACATTTGAGCGGAAGGAATCGACCTACCATGAAAGAAGTAGCAAAGGAGCTAGAGTGGATACAAGTCATTGATAATAAAGATTCGAAGGGTAGTCAACATGATTATGTAAAGTTAGCATATGCACAACCTGAAATTGCAGACTCTTGGAATAATTCCACATCGTCAATAGAGTTAACTTTTGATAGTGCTGCTACTAGCTTCTCGTTGCATCAAGAATTATCATTGTTGTAA
- the LOC133786222 gene encoding wall-associated receptor kinase-like 1, translated as MSHNFSHLSLVEIISQRSLPSGTYHNIFSYCFYRFVYLLCFVYLLDTIIRDYGKVIIIIKKRMVVTTMLNYLFVIITGWLLMTTSSTVLAIFVKPGCPEKCGNITIPFPFGIGSSNCYIDKWFEISCHNSTTPFLEHTQLQLQVLNISILDNYDSRPSEWVQVRSPISFFNCANKTSKKSANLTGSPFYYSSENDFVAVSCGAFAKYETRSGNRLVQDGCTSSSSTCSSSFNSSNNVDFSNCDDGVKCCRSTSFSIDSGASFKISMDNNSSTTLATNRDNEYCKYAFLIDRVGSALGVLVLVFGTWRLYKFIKKRKEIKQKKIFFKRNGGLLLEQQIHSSENNVEQTKLFDAKELEKVTNNFSIDRVLGQGGQGTVYKGMLEDGKIVAIKKSKIIDEAKLSEFINEVVILTQINHRHVVKLLGCCLETDVPLLVYEFVPNGTLSEYIHDKNVEFPFTWSMRLRIATEVAGALSYLHSAASFPIYHRDVKSTNILLDEKLRAKVADFGTSRTISLEQTHLTTVVYGTFGYLDLEYFQTSQFTDKSDVYSFGVILVELLTGQKAISAARSEEGRSLATYFIMTMEENSSSLFDILDGQIVKDVLKEEILIVANLAQKCLHLNGRNRPTMKEVAMELERIQVIDNKDAKGSQHDYEELAYAQPEVIDYSWNASTSSTFDSNAFFVASRITIIIRLL; from the exons ATGTCACACAACTTTTCTCATCTCTCTCTGGTGGAAATAATATCACAAAGATCACTCCCTTCTGGTACGTATCACAACATATTCTCTTACTGTTTTTATAGATTTGTTTACTTACTGTGTTTTGTTTATTTGTTAGATACGATTATACGAGACTACGGCAAAGTGATCATTATAATAAAGAAGAGAATGGTAGTGACTACTATGCTGAACTATTTGTTTGTTATCATAACTGGATGGTTATTAATGACAACATCGTCAACAGTGCTAGCTATATTTGTCAAACCTGGCTGTCCAGAAAAGTGCGGAAACATAACTATTCCATTCCCATTCGGAATTGGATCGTCCAATTGTTATATTGACAAATGGTTCGAAATCTCCTGTCACAACTCTACTACGCCTTTCCTCGAACACACTCAACTACAACTACAGGTACTTAACATTTCTATACTTGATAATTACGACAGTAGACCATCCGAATGGGTTCAGGTGAGAAGCCCCATCAGTTTCTTCAACTGTGCAAATAAGACAAGCAAAAAATCAGCAAACTTAACAGGAAGCCCCTTCTACTATTCTTCTGAGAATGACTTTGTTGCAGTAAGTTGTGGTGCTTTTGCCAAGTACGAAACAAGGAGCGGTAACAGGCTCGTCCAGGATGGGTGCACCAGCAGCAGTTCCACCTGCTCATCATCATTCAATAGTAGTAATAATGTTGATTTTAGTAATTGCGACGATGGCGTTAAATGTTGTCGTAGTACTTCTTTCTCTATAGACAGTGGTGCCAGCTTCAAAATCTCCATGGATAATAATTCTAGTACGACTCTTGCAACAAATCGTGATAACGAATATTGTAAATATGCATTCCTGATTGATC GAGTTGGGAGTGCTCTTGGAGTCTTAGTACTTGTTTTTGGTACATGGAGACTATACAAattcataaagaaaagaaaagaaattaaacagaagaaaatatttttcaaacgaAATGGTGGCCTTTTGTTGGAACAGCAAATACACTCGAGTGAAAACAATGTCGAGCAAACCAAGTTGTTCGATGCAAAAGAGTTAGAGAAGGTAACAAATAACTTTAGTATAGACAGAGTTCTTGGACAAGGAGGTCAAGGAACTGTGTACAAAGGAATGTTGGAAGATGGAAAGATTGTTGCCATAAAGAAGTCTAAAATAATTGATGAAGCCAAACTCTCAGAATTCATTAATGAGGTTGTTATTCTTACGCAAATCAATCATAGACATGTTGTCAAGCTATTGGGTTGTTGTTTGGAGACAGATGTTCCACTTCTAGTTTATGAATTTGTCCCAAACGGAACGCTTTCTGAGTATATTCATGACAAAAATGTAGAGTTTCCTTTTACATGGAGCATGCGATTACGAATTGCAACTGAAGTTGCGGGAGCTCTCTCATACTTACACTCAGCAGCTTCTTTTCCAATTTATCATCGAGATgtcaagtctacaaacatactccTTGATGAAAAATTGAGAGCTAAAGTTGCAGACTTTGGTACATCAAGAACTATTTCCTTAGAGCAAACACACTTGACCACGGTAGTTTATGGCACATTTGGTTATCTAGATCTAGAATATTTTCAAACAAGTCAATTTACAGATAAGAGTGATGTTTATAGTTTTGGAGTGATTCTTGTTGAGCTCTTGACTGGACAAAAAGCAATATCTGCTGCAAGATCAGAGGAAGGAAGAAGTTTGGCAACATATTTCATAATGACAATGGAGGAAAATAGCAGTAGTCTGTTCGATATTCTTGATGGTCAAATTGTCAAAGATGTGCTAAAAGAAGAGATCTTAATTGTTGCTAATCTTGCACAAAAATGCTTACACTTGAACGGAAGGAATAGACCTACCATGAAAGAAGTAGCAATGGAGCTCGAGAGGATACAAGTCATTGATAATAAAGATGCAAAGGGTAGTCAACATGATTATGAAGAGCTAGCATATGCACAACCTGAAGTTATAGACTACTCTTGGAATGCTTCCACGTCATCAACTTTTGATAGTAATGCGTTCTTCGTTGCATCAAGAATTACCATTATTATAAG GTTGTTGtag